Proteins from a genomic interval of Spirochaetota bacterium:
- a CDS encoding DUF1295 domain-containing protein — protein MIETLVQIIITNCAAVLAFFFIAWIISLITKDASIADVFWELGFILVSVLTFILYKGYYTRAIIIMTLVIVWGLRLSIYIFYRKRGKGEDDLYHCQRRNYNKYIQQGRVYDK, from the coding sequence ATGATTGAAACCTTAGTGCAGATAATAATAACCAATTGTGCAGCAGTCCTTGCATTTTTTTTCATTGCATGGATCATAAGCCTTATTACAAAAGATGCAAGCATTGCCGATGTGTTTTGGGAATTGGGCTTTATACTGGTATCAGTGCTTACATTTATATTGTATAAGGGCTATTATACCAGAGCAATAATTATTATGACTCTGGTTATTGTATGGGGGTTGCGGTTATCTATATACATTTTTTACCGAAAACGTGGTAAGGGCGAAGACGATTTATACCATTGCCAAAGAAGAAATTACAATAAGTACATACAACAAGGGAGGGTTTATGATAAATAA
- the nifJ gene encoding pyruvate:ferredoxin (flavodoxin) oxidoreductase: protein MAKKIMKSMDGNEAAAYVSYAFTEVAAIYPITPSSPMAEHVDEWAAHGKKNIFGQVVRVVEMQSEAGAAAAVHGSLQAGSLTTTYTASQGLLLMIPNMYKISAELLPGVFHVSARSISAQALSIFGDHQDINACRQTGFAMLASGGVQEVMDLAAVAHLSAIKSRIPFLHFFDGFRTSHEIQKIEVLNYEDLAKLIDYAKLEEFRNNALNPEHPVTRGTAQNPDIYFQAREVSNIFYQAVPDIVEEYMQEITKLTGREYHPFTYYGAPDAERIIVAMGSVTETIEETIDYLLKQGEKVGLVTCHLYRPFAPKYFFKVLPQTVKCIAVLDRTKEPGSIGEPLYLDVRAAFYGTANSPVIVGGRYGLSSKDTTPAQIIAVYNNLKQNEPKNGFTIGIVDDVTFTSLPLPDDTSVVPEGTFEGKFFGVGSDGTVGANKNSIKIIGDNTDLYAQAYFAYDSKKSGGVTVSHLRFGKKPIRSTYLVNNPDFVACHVPAYLDKYDILKGLKKGGTFLLNSLWDEEETKKKLPDYIKRYLAENNIKFYIINATEISERIGLPGRTNTIMQAAFFKVSNVIPYEIAEKEMKDAIEKTYGRKGADVVSKNMAAVDEGAKNVKEVKVPEEWKNIELPGKPKFEELPEFIREIVEPMNRLEGDSLPVSAFLPRPDGTFPPGTTQYEKRGIAVNVPEWQPDNCIQCNQCAYVCPHAVIRPFLLNDDEMKKAPADMATLDAKGKGLEGLKFRIQISPLDCTGCGNCAEECPAKEKALVMKPLESQLDQQKYWDFIVKNVTYKDNLMNKYTVKGSQFCQPLFEFSGACAGCGETPYIKLITQLFGDRMLIANATGCSSIYGGSAPATPYCINAQGRGPAWASSLFEDAGEFGFGIHLGVAQQRNKIAQLLDQLAKTTTNTQLKEAALEWIAGKDNAEKSREATKKLLPLLKGDSSKEAAEVLKLSQYLEKKSIWVFGGDGFAYDIGFGGLDHVIASGEDVNILVMDTEVYSNTGGQSSKATPIAAQAKFAAAGKRVRKKDLGLMAITYGYVYVAQVAMGASQMQYMRALTEAESYPGPSLIIAYSPCINHGLREGMGKSQLEAKKAVECGYWTLWRYNPLLEKEGKNPFILDSKEPQWDKFNDFLMGEVRYSALKKEFPEVAEQLFAAALDNAKWRYNNYKKLAAQS from the coding sequence ATGGCAAAAAAGATTATGAAATCAATGGATGGTAACGAAGCTGCTGCATATGTATCGTATGCGTTTACTGAAGTAGCTGCCATCTATCCCATTACACCATCTTCACCAATGGCTGAACATGTTGATGAATGGGCTGCACATGGAAAGAAAAATATTTTTGGACAGGTTGTTCGTGTTGTTGAAATGCAATCAGAAGCGGGAGCTGCAGCTGCTGTGCATGGATCACTGCAAGCTGGTTCGCTTACCACTACGTATACGGCTTCGCAGGGATTGCTTTTGATGATTCCCAATATGTATAAAATATCTGCTGAATTACTGCCGGGTGTTTTTCATGTCAGTGCGCGCTCAATATCTGCCCAGGCCTTATCCATATTTGGCGATCATCAGGATATAAATGCTTGCCGCCAAACAGGTTTTGCAATGCTTGCAAGCGGTGGAGTGCAGGAAGTTATGGATTTAGCTGCTGTTGCCCATCTTTCAGCAATTAAATCACGTATACCATTTTTGCATTTTTTTGACGGTTTCAGAACCTCGCATGAAATTCAGAAGATTGAAGTGCTGAATTATGAAGATTTAGCTAAGCTCATTGATTATGCAAAGTTAGAAGAATTCAGAAACAATGCATTAAATCCTGAACATCCTGTTACACGAGGTACGGCCCAAAATCCGGATATTTATTTCCAGGCCAGGGAAGTAAGCAATATCTTCTATCAAGCAGTACCTGATATTGTTGAAGAATACATGCAGGAAATAACAAAACTTACTGGCAGGGAATACCATCCCTTTACCTATTATGGTGCACCTGATGCTGAACGTATCATCGTTGCGATGGGATCAGTCACAGAAACAATAGAAGAAACTATAGATTATTTACTGAAACAGGGTGAAAAGGTTGGCCTAGTTACATGTCATCTATACAGACCATTTGCACCAAAGTATTTCTTCAAAGTATTGCCGCAGACGGTAAAGTGTATTGCAGTGCTTGATAGAACCAAAGAACCCGGTTCAATTGGCGAACCGTTATATTTAGATGTTCGTGCAGCTTTTTACGGAACAGCTAATTCACCTGTTATTGTTGGTGGACGCTATGGATTAAGTTCCAAAGATACTACACCTGCACAGATTATTGCAGTATATAATAATCTCAAGCAAAATGAACCAAAGAATGGTTTTACTATTGGGATTGTGGATGATGTAACTTTTACATCATTGCCACTGCCTGATGATACCAGTGTGGTGCCGGAAGGTACCTTTGAGGGTAAATTCTTTGGTGTTGGTTCTGATGGAACTGTTGGTGCAAATAAAAACTCAATTAAGATCATTGGTGACAACACTGACCTTTATGCACAGGCATACTTTGCTTATGATTCAAAGAAATCGGGTGGTGTAACGGTTTCACATCTTAGATTTGGTAAAAAGCCAATACGATCAACGTATTTAGTTAACAATCCTGATTTTGTAGCATGCCATGTCCCTGCATATCTGGATAAATATGATATTTTAAAAGGTTTGAAAAAGGGTGGAACATTTTTGCTCAATTCGTTGTGGGATGAGGAAGAAACCAAGAAGAAGCTCCCGGATTATATTAAACGATATTTAGCCGAAAACAATATTAAATTCTATATCATTAATGCAACGGAAATATCGGAACGGATTGGCCTTCCAGGAAGAACCAATACCATCATGCAGGCAGCCTTTTTCAAGGTAAGTAATGTTATTCCCTATGAAATTGCTGAAAAGGAAATGAAAGATGCCATTGAAAAAACCTATGGTAGAAAAGGTGCTGATGTTGTAAGCAAGAATATGGCTGCAGTTGATGAAGGTGCAAAAAATGTAAAAGAAGTAAAAGTACCTGAAGAGTGGAAAAATATTGAACTTCCCGGAAAGCCAAAGTTTGAAGAATTGCCCGAATTTATCCGTGAGATAGTTGAGCCAATGAACAGGTTAGAGGGCGATAGTTTACCGGTAAGCGCCTTTTTGCCAAGACCTGATGGAACATTCCCACCCGGCACCACGCAGTATGAAAAGCGTGGCATTGCGGTCAATGTTCCCGAATGGCAGCCCGATAATTGTATTCAGTGTAATCAGTGCGCATATGTGTGTCCGCATGCAGTTATACGTCCATTCTTGCTGAATGATGATGAAATGAAAAAAGCCCCTGCTGATATGGCAACACTGGATGCAAAGGGCAAAGGCCTGGAAGGGCTTAAATTCAGAATTCAGATAAGTCCCTTAGATTGTACTGGTTGTGGCAATTGTGCTGAAGAATGTCCTGCAAAAGAAAAAGCATTGGTAATGAAGCCGCTTGAAAGTCAGTTGGATCAGCAGAAATACTGGGATTTCATAGTAAAAAATGTAACGTATAAAGACAATTTAATGAACAAATATACGGTAAAAGGTAGCCAGTTCTGTCAGCCACTGTTTGAGTTTTCAGGTGCATGTGCAGGTTGTGGTGAAACTCCTTACATCAAGCTCATTACACAGCTTTTTGGTGACCGGATGCTTATTGCAAACGCAACTGGCTGCTCATCAATTTATGGTGGCTCTGCCCCTGCTACACCATATTGCATCAATGCGCAGGGACGTGGGCCTGCATGGGCAAGTTCACTATTTGAGGATGCTGGCGAATTTGGTTTTGGAATACATTTGGGCGTTGCTCAGCAGCGCAATAAGATTGCACAGCTTTTAGACCAGCTTGCAAAAACAACAACAAACACACAACTTAAAGAAGCTGCACTTGAATGGATTGCCGGAAAAGATAATGCTGAAAAATCACGAGAAGCAACTAAAAAATTATTACCGCTATTGAAAGGCGATAGTTCTAAAGAAGCAGCTGAAGTGTTGAAATTATCACAATACTTAGAAAAGAAATCTATCTGGGTATTTGGCGGTGATGGGTTTGCCTATGATATTGGGTTTGGTGGTCTGGATCACGTTATTGCATCAGGTGAAGATGTAAATATACTGGTAATGGATACCGAAGTGTATTCCAATACTGGTGGTCAGTCATCAAAAGCAACTCCAATAGCAGCACAGGCCAAATTTGCAGCAGCTGGCAAACGAGTACGGAAAAAAGACTTAGGGCTTATGGCAATAACGTATGGTTATGTGTATGTGGCTCAGGTTGCTATGGGTGCAAGCCAGATGCAGTATATGCGCGCATTAACCGAAGCTGAAAGCTATCCTGGCCCCTCGCTCATTATAGCATATTCACCATGTATTAATCATGGATTGCGTGAAGGTATGGGAAAATCCCAGTTAGAAGCAAAGAAAGCAGTTGAATGCGGGTACTGGACATTGTGGCGCTATAACCCATTGCTTGAAAAAGAAGGTAAAAATCCATTTATACTGGATTCCAAAGAGCCACAGTGGGACAAATTTAACGATTTTCTCATGGGTGAAGTACGCTATTCTGCATTAAAGAAGGAATTCCCTGAAGTTGCTGAACAACTGTTTGCAGCGGCACTGGATAATGCTAAATGGCGGTATAACAATTACAAAAAACTGGCAGCACAGTCATAA